Part of the Nitrosopumilus sp. genome, TTCAATCATTAGTTTCAGAAATGAATCAAATTCCAAAAAATCAACTAAAAGAATTTCAAGAAAGTAATCGTAGAGATTTTTTGATTCAAATTCAAGCATTTCAAGAATTAATTGGATTTTCAATAGGGTTTGAAGATACAAAAATTATTGGAAATAATGGAAACATTTACTTTTCTCTTGTTGGAAATACAGAAGATAATTTTAGTGAAAATGAATTTTTTAAGAGAGGATTGGAAAGTTCTTTCATTGATTTTGAATCAATAAAATCTGGTAAAAAATTAATTGTTATTTCTCCAATATTTGCCAAAGATAGTAAAAAAGGAGATGAACCAATTGGCGTAATTATCTCAAAAATGAGGACTGCATCAATTGACAATGTTTTGGTTAATAGAAGCGGATTGGGTGAAACCGGGGAGGTTTACATTGTTAATGATGATTATTTGATGTTATCTGAATCAAGATTTTTTGAAGATGCTGTATTCCAACAACGAGTAGATACAGTTGCTGTACAGAAATGTTTCAAGGAAGGAGAAGATCATGTTGGATTTTATACTGATTATAGAAACATTCCAATTTATGGTTCATCTTATTGTGCAGTAGATTTTGGAATTGTTTTACTTGCAGAAATGGATGAAAAAGAATTAGTTGAACCAATAAAAATTCTCCAAACTAGAATTCTCCTAACGAGCCTACTTATCACAATGATGATGGGATTAGTTGCATATTTTGCTGCAGAATCATTATCTCATCCATTAAGAGCACTCAAAAATGCTGCAAACAAAATTGCAAATGGAAAGTTTGATGTTAGGACAAATATTACAACAGGTGATGAAATTGGAGAATTATCACGTGCATTTGATTCGATGGCAGAAAAACTTGAAGAATCAATAATTGAGATCAAAGAGAAAGAAGAAATTATTAAAGAACTCGCAGGTGGTAATCTTCTAAAGTTTTCTCAACATGAAGAAAATGATTGTGTGGGAGTAATTGACATGACTGATTCCACCAGAATTTCATCTAAATTATCAGATGATGATGTGAGTAAAATGTATGAAATATTTCTAAATTTTATGGCTAGAATTATTCTTAAACATAATGGAGAAGTCGTAAAAAATATTGGAGATGCTTTAATGTTCAGATTTGCAAACATAGATTCTAAAGATACCCAAGCCATGAAAAATGTTCTAGAATGCTGTTTAGATATGATTGAATCTCATGATGAATTAAAGAAAGAGCTTAATGCAAATAATATAGATGCATTAGATTATAAAATCAGTGCCACATATGGCTCTGTCAAAGTAGCTGAAAGTACAACTTCTAAAATTTCAGATATTTTCGGTCCTACAGTAAATAGATGTTTCAAGATTAATTCATTTTGTCCAAAAAATAGTATTGTAGTTGGTAATAACATGTATGAAATTCTAAAGGACATGCAAGAATACGAATTTTCACAATTTTGTTCAATTGAAATGAAAGCAAAATATGATTACAGTATTTATGAAGTTAAAAGAAAAAACTAGCCTGAAATCCTGATATTCTACCAATCAGTCTATCAAAAAACAATCATTTGCAAAAATGAAAATTACATCAAGTATTTAATTAACCAAATTGTGGCTATATAATATGAAATTTTTATTTTACTCGTTAATCTTTGTATTTCTAACTTCATCATCCTTTGTTTATGCTGATGAATACATTATTGATATCCCATTAGGAGCATATAATCCTGAACTAAATACTGTAGCAGAAGTTTGGTATGATCCTCCTCAAATTTTTGTAACTGTGGATGATACTATTACGTGGTACAATGATGATAAAGAAGGTCATACAGTAACAAGTGGAGAAGGTTCAGGACGATTTGGTTGGATGAGTGATAATTTTGGAAAATCAAACGGTATTTTTGATAGTGGTAGATTCATGCCAGGAGATTCTTGGTCATACAAATTTGAAGAGTCTGGAACATTTTCTTACTATTGCACCATTCATCCTTGGATGGAAGGAATTGTAGTTGTTGAAAAAGAAATTCCTGATTTCCCTCATGATGCAACAGGGAAAAAATTAGAATTTCCATTATTACAATATACACCAGATAGAAGAATAGAAGTAAATCTAACATGGGATCCGCCCGTAATTAAAACTCATGAAAAAGTACAATTTGTTTATCAATTTTATGATCCACAAACAAATTCTAATTTAGCTGAAATGAAATATAATTTTGTTATATTTCAAAATGGTCAAGAAATATTTCGAGATGAAGGATTAAGTCAAATTGGTGGTGATTATAGAAATTTTGTTTTTAGCGAGTCAGGTTCTGTTATAATAAGAATAGAAGGAATTGAATCTCCTTCAATTTTTGCTGAGGAGAGCGTAACTGTTTCTGGAAATGTACAAAGTAAAGAACAACGTTCTGTAGATTTTACAGCTGCAGTATATGACAATCCAGAAAAATCATCTCATGAAACCTATCATACAAAACCAGCTCAAAGATTAACGACATATTACGAATTAATGCTTATAATTATTCTAATTCCTGGTGTTATGTTCCTTGTAGCTTTATTTTGGTTAAAACAAAAACCAAAAATTAAAGATGATACGCAAGGCGCTGTTAAAATCTAAAATAATAAAAAGAAATTAAAAATTGTTGAACTAATCTAATCGATTAATTCAGTCCAACCTTTGACGAAGACTGAGTTCTTGTAGAGTGGAACTGGTTGTCCAACAGTAAAGTCCATTGGTCTCATCCAAAAGATTGCTTTTGTTGGGCATACACCGATGCATGCACCATCAGAAATACATCTTTCTGGGTAGAAGACAAATGCTTTACCTCTCTTCCAGCCTTCAACTGGTTTTACTCTAAGGACATCTGGTCCAAGTGTGGTACAGATTTCTACACATAGTGCACATCCGATACACATTTGTTCGCTGATGTCTGGAATAATTCCTACTGGCATAACAAAATTATTTCTTGATTTGGTCTTAATATAATTTGCCTAAAAATATGGTTCTATAACGGCGTTTGATATTTTATAACGCCGTTTCAAATTCTGATCGCTAGAAATAATCCTCAAAAATTCTCAGATTTATTTTAAGAATTTTTATGATATGTCTAGAGTTCTGAATAACAAACGGTTTTCATTTTTTTCAAGGAAAAATATACCTGTTTTTTCTGATTTTATGATATGTTTTCCCCCTGGAGATAATGCCCAACTATTGTTTTCTTTTTTCTTAGCCATTCCAGTTATCAAAATAGATGATTTACTATGATTTCCTAATGAAGATAATAACATTATACATGAATTAATGAATCTAGCAGATTCTAAATTTTCAAACACATTGTATGCACCATTAAACGAATCAATTATCACCAAAAATCTTTCTTTTGATACTTTGGAAATAATTTCTGATAATTTTTTTTCCCAATTTGTTCTATTTGGATAAAAAATAGTCACATTATCTTTTTTTTGAATCATCCCAGATTCAACATATCCAGTATACAGTAAATCCATATCAATAACAATTATGGGATCCTCAGTTGAATTAATTAATCTGTAAAGAAATTCCATTTTATGAAACGGTTTTGAACATAATACAATGTTGGGATTATTTTGTTCAAATTTCATTTGAATCTGAGTTAAATCATTCTCTACTATTTGCTCAGGATTTTTATCCAACACTACTTTAAGATTTTACAGATATAATAATGAATTTAGCAACAAAAGATTTCTCAGATGATTTTCCAGCATCAGATAAAATCTATCTAAACAATGCCTCTGTATCTCTAATGCCTACTCAAAGTATTGAAGCAATGAAAGAATTTCTTATTTCATACAACTCTATTGGTCCTGATTCTAAAGAATCTGAACCCTTTGTTACCGAAAAACTACAAAATGTTAGAAAAACAATAGCAAAAATAATTTCTTGCCAACCTGATGAAATTATTCTCACACAAAGTACAACTGATGGAATAAACTTTGTAGCAAATGGATTAACTTTTGATAATGATTCTAACATAATTATTCGTGGAATGACTCATGAACATCATGCTAATTTTTATCCTTGGATAAAATTAAAAGAGAAAATCACAATACAAAATCTTCCTATTGATGAAAATGGATTTTTTCGATTAGATGATTTAGAATCTCTTGTAAATGAAAATACAAAATTGGTTGCACTAAGTCATGCATTGTATAATACAGGTTCAATTTTACCTGTAGAAGAAATAGGAAAAGTTCTTGAAAATAACGTTCCATTTTTTATTGATAGTGCGCAAACTATTGGTTGTATTGGAGATGTTGATGTATCAAAAACAAAATGTGATTTTATGTCATTTAATGGCTCTAAGTGGCTTTGTGGTCCAATGGGAACGGGATTATTCTATTGTAATAGAAAGTCGAGTGAATTATTAGAACCAAAAACAATTGGTGGTGAATCTGCAATCATTTACGACGACTCAAAACTTGCCTTTAAGGAATTACCAGATAAATTTCAAACAGGCTTTAGAAATTATGTAGGAATTGTCGGATTAGCATCATCTGCAAACTATATGCTTGATCTTGGAATGAATAATATTCGTGAAAAAAATCAATATCTTTCTAATTTATTTAGAGAAGAATTATCAAAAATCCCAAATATTATTTTGTATGGTCCTGATGATCAAAATCTGAGAACCAGTATTATTTCATTTAATATCAAAGGATATGATTCACAAGAAGTTGTGGATAAATTAGAAAAACAAAATATCATTTTAGCTGTAAGAGAAATCATGGATCAAAAAATTGTACGAGCATCTCCACACTTTTTCAATTCTGAATCTCAAATGCTTGAAGTAATTTCTGCAATAAAGAAATTATAGATTTTCTTGCTCTTCAATAACCATCATTGTTAGTGTCGATTGAACTTTACTGATTTTTCTAACTTTGTTGGTGATTATTGCACGTAGTTTTTCAGCATCATCTGATGATAATTTCAAGACAATGTCATAAACTCCATACACTCCTTGAACCTCAAATTTGACATTTTCTTCAACAAGAATTTGTTTTACTTCATTGATTATTGATTCGTCTGATCCTAAATCAGAATTCAATAGAACATATGCTGTAGGCACAAGGGGTTTTTTCATCAGACAGTATTTAACCTTTCATTGTTAAAAAACTGATTAATCCCCATTACATTATGTTGATGTGAAAGCTATAGATTTGTCACTTACAATATCTGAATCTATTCCAAGTTTTCCAGGTTCTCCCACACCACAATTCATTGATTGGTCAGATATCAAAAAAGATGGATATAATCTTGAGTTGTTATTTCTGAGTTCTCATACAGGTACACATCTTGATGCACCATATCATTTTGTAAAAAATGGTTTAAAAATAAACCAAATTCCTCTTGAAAGATTGATTGGAAGAGGTATTTTGGTCAAACTCAAAAAATCAAACAATACTCCTATCACAAAATCTGATATTACAACATTTGAAAAAAATAATGGCAAAATACCAAATCATTCATCGATTTTTTTCTATACTGAATGGCAAAAAAATCTAAAAAAACAAAACTACTTTACTGAAAATCCTGGATTGGATAAATCATCTGCAAAATATCTTGTATCAAAAAAAATTAATCTTGTTGGAATTGATTCTCCAAGTATAGATCTTGGAAAAGATGAATCGTTTAGTGTTCATCACATTTTTTCAAAAAATAATATTCTTATCGTTGAAAATCTAGCAAACTTGAATAAAATAAACTCAAAAGAATTTACTTTTACAATTCTTCCATTAAAACTAAAAGATGCTACAGGTTCGCCTGTTCGTGCAGTAGCATCTTAATTTGATTTAGCAATACTAAAAATATAGAATCAATCTAATGATTTTATGAGTAAACCTGGGAATATCTGGAGAAAGGTTCATGGAAAAATTACAAAGAAACCAACAAATTTTTCATGGCTAATTGAAGAGAAACTAGCAGGCTCTGGTATACCAACTAGTTATGATGAATTTGATTGGTTACTAAATCAAGGAGTAAAATCAATTGTTACAATGACTGAACAATCGTTACCTGATGATTGGGTACAAAATATTGGATATTTGCATGTACCAACACCTGACTTGACAGCTCCTGATATGGATAGAATAGATTCTGCAGTGGATTTCATACATGAACAAATTAAAAACGAACAAGCTGTAATGGTTCACTGTGCAGCTGGAATGGGTAGAGCAGGAACAATACTTGCATGTTATTTTATCAAATATCAAAAATATTCAGCAGATGATGCAATTAAAAAAATTAGAAATGAAAGACCTGGTTCAATTCAATCTGAAGTACAAGAACTAGCTATTGGATTTTATGAAAAACATGTGAGAAATTAGTTTAAACAAATTCTGAAACTAATTTTCCATCTACTACTTTAATTTTCAAGGTTTTATCTTCTTGAAAAAATAAAGTTAATCCACCATCTGAATCAGGATCTTCGACTTTGACAAGTTCTAGCATTTTAATTCCATCAAATTTATCCATTCATTTCACCTATTCTGGGATTGATACGGTCTCAATTTTTCCATCAACTGCTTTGATGAACATAAACCTGTTATCTTTGAAGATAAAAGTAATTCCTCCCTCTTTATCAGGTTCTTCAACTTCAAGTATTGGTTGTCCTAGCAGACCATCATATTTTGCCATTAATAATTACCCAAAAAAGTTCCTTATATCCCTAATTGATTGTAATCTC contains:
- a CDS encoding cache domain-containing protein, which gives rise to MSISFNLGKKLVLLVMLVSITALGITSYMSIDYASETLKERGGELLIGESSIRGESLKSIFESRIEQNHILANDPMIQSLVSEMNQIPKNQLKEFQESNRRDFLIQIQAFQELIGFSIGFEDTKIIGNNGNIYFSLVGNTEDNFSENEFFKRGLESSFIDFESIKSGKKLIVISPIFAKDSKKGDEPIGVIISKMRTASIDNVLVNRSGLGETGEVYIVNDDYLMLSESRFFEDAVFQQRVDTVAVQKCFKEGEDHVGFYTDYRNIPIYGSSYCAVDFGIVLLAEMDEKELVEPIKILQTRILLTSLLITMMMGLVAYFAAESLSHPLRALKNAANKIANGKFDVRTNITTGDEIGELSRAFDSMAEKLEESIIEIKEKEEIIKELAGGNLLKFSQHEENDCVGVIDMTDSTRISSKLSDDDVSKMYEIFLNFMARIILKHNGEVVKNIGDALMFRFANIDSKDTQAMKNVLECCLDMIESHDELKKELNANNIDALDYKISATYGSVKVAESTTSKISDIFGPTVNRCFKINSFCPKNSIVVGNNMYEILKDMQEYEFSQFCSIEMKAKYDYSIYEVKRKN
- a CDS encoding plastocyanin/azurin family copper-binding protein, whose translation is MKFLFYSLIFVFLTSSSFVYADEYIIDIPLGAYNPELNTVAEVWYDPPQIFVTVDDTITWYNDDKEGHTVTSGEGSGRFGWMSDNFGKSNGIFDSGRFMPGDSWSYKFEESGTFSYYCTIHPWMEGIVVVEKEIPDFPHDATGKKLEFPLLQYTPDRRIEVNLTWDPPVIKTHEKVQFVYQFYDPQTNSNLAEMKYNFVIFQNGQEIFRDEGLSQIGGDYRNFVFSESGSVIIRIEGIESPSIFAEESVTVSGNVQSKEQRSVDFTAAVYDNPEKSSHETYHTKPAQRLTTYYELMLIIILIPGVMFLVALFWLKQKPKIKDDTQGAVKI
- a CDS encoding 4Fe-4S binding protein, whose translation is MPVGIIPDISEQMCIGCALCVEICTTLGPDVLRVKPVEGWKRGKAFVFYPERCISDGACIGVCPTKAIFWMRPMDFTVGQPVPLYKNSVFVKGWTELID
- a CDS encoding aminotransferase class V-fold PLP-dependent enzyme; the protein is MNLATKDFSDDFPASDKIYLNNASVSLMPTQSIEAMKEFLISYNSIGPDSKESEPFVTEKLQNVRKTIAKIISCQPDEIILTQSTTDGINFVANGLTFDNDSNIIIRGMTHEHHANFYPWIKLKEKITIQNLPIDENGFFRLDDLESLVNENTKLVALSHALYNTGSILPVEEIGKVLENNVPFFIDSAQTIGCIGDVDVSKTKCDFMSFNGSKWLCGPMGTGLFYCNRKSSELLEPKTIGGESAIIYDDSKLAFKELPDKFQTGFRNYVGIVGLASSANYMLDLGMNNIREKNQYLSNLFREELSKIPNIILYGPDDQNLRTSIISFNIKGYDSQEVVDKLEKQNIILAVREIMDQKIVRASPHFFNSESQMLEVISAIKKL
- a CDS encoding Lrp/AsnC ligand binding domain-containing protein — its product is MPTAYVLLNSDLGSDESIINEVKQILVEENVKFEVQGVYGVYDIVLKLSSDDAEKLRAIITNKVRKISKVQSTLTMMVIEEQENL
- a CDS encoding cyclase family protein, whose translation is MKAIDLSLTISESIPSFPGSPTPQFIDWSDIKKDGYNLELLFLSSHTGTHLDAPYHFVKNGLKINQIPLERLIGRGILVKLKKSNNTPITKSDITTFEKNNGKIPNHSSIFFYTEWQKNLKKQNYFTENPGLDKSSAKYLVSKKINLVGIDSPSIDLGKDESFSVHHIFSKNNILIVENLANLNKINSKEFTFTILPLKLKDATGSPVRAVAS
- a CDS encoding dual specificity protein phosphatase 23, whose protein sequence is MSKPGNIWRKVHGKITKKPTNFSWLIEEKLAGSGIPTSYDEFDWLLNQGVKSIVTMTEQSLPDDWVQNIGYLHVPTPDLTAPDMDRIDSAVDFIHEQIKNEQAVMVHCAAGMGRAGTILACYFIKYQKYSADDAIKKIRNERPGSIQSEVQELAIGFYEKHVRN